A window of Solidesulfovibrio fructosivorans JJ] genomic DNA:
GCACGCGCCGCAGGAACAGCCCACGGCCCTGATCCTGGCCGAAACGCCGGCGGTCATGGCCGGACAGGTCCGCACCCTGGACGCCGCCCCGGACGGCGGGGAATTTCTGGTCATCGAGGCCGCCCCGGCCGAATCCCCGGACGCCCCGGACGTCTTTTACCTGGAGCGGGCCCACCCCTTTGCCGTGCGCCGCTCGCGCCTTTCCCCCAAAGCCCTGGACGCGCCCCTGCCCGATGGCGAAAAGCCCTTGTCCCCGGCCTCAAACGGCCACCTGCGCGGCACGGCCCTGCTTCCCTTCGACGCGGCCGCCGCCCTGGCCGGCCTGGCGCTCGCCGCCGAGCGGCTCCTCGGCGGCCCGCTTCGCCTCGATTTTTTCCGCGACGCCGGGGGCGCGTTTCATTTCACCCGGGCGGCCATGCGGGCCTGCCAGAACTGCGGCGAGACGGCCACCCCGGAGGGCGAACTGATTCTTCGCGGCGGCGAGGCCGCCTGCCTGGGACGCGGCAGCGGCGCGGTCATCCACGTCACGGACCGCACCGTGCCGACGGATTTTCCCTTCGGGGCCGTGGCCGTGACCCGATCCGCCTCGCCGGTCCTGGCCCCGGTGCTGCGCCGGGCCGGAGCCATGGTGGCCGAGGTGGGCGACGCGGCCGGGCATCTGGCCGCCGTGGCCCGCGAATTTCGCACACCGGCCCTTTTCGGCCTGCCCGGGGCGCTTGCCGCCCTGCCCGAGGGCCTGGTCGTCACCGTGGACGCCGAGATGGGCGAGGTGCGCAAGGGGGCCAGCCCCGGCCGCGTCGCCACGGAGGCCGGGCTTAACCCGGACGACCCCGAATACCTGACCCTGCGGCGGCTTCTGCGCCGCATCGCCGGGCTCAACCTGACCGATCCCGACGCGCCGGGTTTCACCGAGGAAGGCTGCCGCACCTTCCACGACCTCATCCATTTTTCCCACGAAAAGGCCGTGACCGCCCTGGCCGAGATGCGCCTGGCCGGGGTGTCGCAGTCCCTGGCCAAGCCGCTGGCCCTGCCCGTGCCGCTTTTTTTGCGCGTGCTCGACATCGGCGGCGGGCTCACCCCCGGCGTCGAGGGGATCGATTCGGTCCGCAGCCGGCCGCTTCGCGCTTTCCTTAACGGCGTCGTCTCCCCGGGCATGTGGGACCAGGCTCCGGCCCGGGTGGGCCTGCGAGAAATTCTCGGCGGCATGGACCGCACCATGGCCGCCATGACGGGCATGACCGGCAAGTCCGGCGGCAATCTGGCCATCGCCGCCCGCTCGTATTGCAACATCAGCCTGCGCCTGGGCTACCACTTCAGCGTGGTGGACGCCTACTGCGGCGACAATCCGGACAAGAACTCCGTCTACTTCCGGTTCGTGGGCGGCATGGCCCACGCCACGGCCCGGGCGGCCCGGGCGGCCTTTTTGCTGCGCCTGCTGTCCCGGTTCGATTTCAAGGCCTCGGCCGAAGGCGACCTGGTGGTGGCCCGGCTCAAGATGGTCGAGGCCGAGGTCGCGGAAGCGGCGCTGACCCTGCTCGGCCGGCTGACCGCCTTTACCCGCCAGCGCGACGTGGGGCTTTCCGGCCCGGACGACGTGGACGCGCTGGAAGCCGATTTCGAAGCCGCCGGGAGAAGCGCGTGATGTGGACTCCCTGGCGGGCGCTCAAGGACCGGCGCGAGGCCAGGCGGCGGGCCGCCCTGGACGCGCTCAAGGTGCGCTACCACACCTTCCGCATCCTGCTCGCCAACAACGAACGCGCCCTCGACCGGCTGGCCAGGGTCGAGGCGGCCCTGGAAACCGGGGCGTCCACAGCCGAGCTGACCGGCCTTGTGGAGGACTTGCAGGCCGTGACCTTCGAGCTGGTCGACGGGGTGAGCCGCCTGACCGACGGCGGGCATCAACTCCTCTACGCCCGGCAGTTGCGCCTGGAAGAGGCCCTTCGCGCCGCTCTCGAAACCATGGAGGAGACGGCCCGCCAGCCGTCGTGCCAGCCGCTCGGTCGCGACCTTGCCACCGAGCGCGTGGGCGGCAAGGCGGCAAGCCTGTCGCGACTTAGGCAAAACGGCTTTCCCGTGCCGGACGGATTCGCGGTCACGGCCCGAGCCTGCCGGGATTTTCTGCGCGAAAGCGGCCTCGAGGCGCGCATCCGCAAAATGCTCCACGCCGCCGGTTCCGAAGGCCCTGGTCTGGCCGAGGCCTGTGAAAAGGCCCGCGAGGCCGTCATGGCCGCGCCCCTTCCCGACTGGCTGCGCGAAGACCTGCGCCAGGCCGGGGAAAAGCTGGCCGCAAACGGCTCCGCCAGGCTGGCCGCCCGCAGCAGCGCGCTGACCGAAGACACGCTGGAGCACTCGTTCGCCGGCCAGTACGTCACCGTCCTCAACCTCACCCCCGACACACTGGAGCGCGGCTTCCTTGAGGTCATGGCCGGGGTCTTCGGCCAGCGGGCCGTGGCCTACCGCCTGCAGGCCGGACTTCCCGCCGCCGCCTGCGACATGGCCGTGCTCGTTCAGGAGATGGTGCCGGCCGTGGGCGCCGGCGTGCTCTTCACCCTGGACCCGGTGCGCCCCGCCTCCGGGCGCATGCTGGTCTCGGCCGTGCCCGGCCTCGGCATCCTGGCCGTGGACGGCGAGGCCCCGACCGATATTTTCCGCGTCTCCCGCGACGACCTCGCCGACGTGGCCGGCCGGCCGGCGACAAAGACCATCCGGGCCGTGCCCGATCCGGCCGGGGGCGTGCGCCGCGAGGCCGTGCCGGAAGACGAGCGGGAGCGACCGGTCATCCCGCCCGAGGTCCTCGCCCGGTTGTGCCGGCTGGGGCTGGCCTCCGAGGCCCTGGCTGGGGCTCCCCAGGACATGGAGTGGGCCGTGACCGCCTCGGGAGAGCTGCGCGTCCTCCAGTCCCGGCCGGTGCGCCTGACCGGGCAGGCCGGGGGCGCGGCACCCGCCACCTCCGGCAACGCCTATTTCCACGGCGGCATGGCCGCCTGTCCCGGCCGATGCCTGGGCCACACCCGCCATGTGCGCGGCCCGGAGGACCTCGACGCCCCCGTTTGCGGCCCGGTCATCGCCGTGCTCGCGGCGGCCACGCCCGAGGCGGCCCGGTTGCTCCCCTCCTGGCAGGGCGTGGTCGCGGCCGGGGGCAACCCCACCGATCACCTGTCCACCGTGGCCCGGGAACTGGACCGGCCCATGCTCACCCGGGCCGCCGGAGCCGTGAGCGCCATTCCGGACGGCGTGCCGGCGGTGCTGGACGCCACGGCCGGAGCGGTCCTTCCCGTGCCCGCCGCCGTGGGCGAGCTCTCCGACCTGCTCGCCGCGCCGCGCCCGGAAACGGCCAAGGCCCCGCGCGTGGCCCTGACGCCCGGCCGGGTCAGGGTGCGCGAACTGACGGTGCCCCTAAACCTCACCGACGCCTACGGCCCCACCTTTTCGGCCGTGGAATGCCAAAGCCTCCACGACATCATCCGCTTCGCCCACGAGGCGGCCATCCTGGCCCTGTTCGAGGCCGGGGACGAGCTTTTGGACGAGGCCTTTTCCCATGTGCGCATTCTGCGCGGCGACGCGCCCTTCGAGGTCATGGTCATCGACCTCGGCGGCGGCGTGCGCGAGGGAGCGACCGATCGATTCATCACCCCGGACGACGTGACGAGCGCCCCCCTGGCCGCCCTGTGGCAGGGGCTCAACGCCCAGGCGACGCCCTACGCCGCGCCGCCCTCGGGTCCCGGCGGCCGTGACGTGGGTGGGGTCATGGGAAGAGGGATCACCGACGCGCGCGGCAAAAGGCCCGTGGGCGAACCCAACTACGCCCTGGCGGCGCGGGACTACGTCAACGTCAACGCCCGGGTGGAATTTCATTTCGCCATGATCGACGCCGTGTGCGGCCCGAGGGCGCGCGGCAATTACGCGCGGCTGCGGGTCAAGGGCGGCGGCGCGGCCACGCCGCTTCGCGAGCGCCGGGCGACCTGCCTGGCCGATATCCTGGGTGCGGCCGGATTTTACGTCGACAGGCGGGGTGACCTCGTCACCGCAAACCTGACCGACGTTTCCGGCGACGACGCCGCCAAGGGACTTGTGTTGCTCGGCCGCCTGCTGTCCTTTATGCGGCTTTTGGACGCGGCCATGACCGATGATGACGCCCCGGCCCGAGCGGCCGCCGCCTTCTGGGCCCAGGCCGAGGAAACAGCCATACCCGCCGACACCCCGGCGCGGGAAGCAGCAAGAGAGGGGGCATGACCGACAGGATTTTCACGCCGGAGACCTTCGATCCGGCCGGTCCGGACGAAGATTTCGCCGTGCCCAAGGCCTTTCGCGGCCGGGGGGCGCTCGCCGCCATGCGCGAAGGACTGTGGGTCCCGGTCGCAAGCGACGGCGACACGGCCGTCATCTGGGCCGCCCGCGTAAACGACGCCCTGGAGGCCACCGCCAAGGCGGCCCTCGGCGTGGCCGACGCGCGCCTCGTCGCGGCGGACCCGGCCATCGTGCGCCATATCCTCAACAACACCCTGGACGTGTGCCCCGGCTTTCCGCCCGAGGCATCCCGCACCGATCTGGCCAAGGTGCGCACCTATCTGGCGGCGCGCCGTTCGTTTCTGGCCGGGTTTCGCACCACCCTGGCCCGGGGCCGCACCGGGTTGGCCATGTTCCGCACGGGCATCGCCTTTTTGACCGTGGTCTTGGTGCTGCTGCGGGTCCTCGGCCTGGGTTACACCTTGCCGCTCGAGGCCATTATCCTGTGCGCCGGCATTTTTTTCATTGTCGACGGCGTCATCTGGTACCTGCCGGCCCGACGCGCCTCCCACCGGGGCATGCCCGATCCCGTTCCCCTGCCCGATCCGGAGCTTGGCAACACCGGCATTCTGGCCGTGTCCGCCGATCCGCTCTGGCCGTGCTTCCGCTGGCTGCCGGCCGTGCCCGGGGCCAGGGCCCTTCGCGCCGCCTGGGGCCTGCTCTCGCCCACGGCCCGCCGCCGGTTTCTGGCCATGGACCGCACAAGCCTGGCCCTGGAGCGCACCACGCTGGCCGAACTGCGTTCGGTCATGGCCTGCTCCCGCACCGGTCTGGCCCTTGGGCGCACCGGCATCGGCGTCTCCGGCGTCGGCATCGCCATGATCCGCCAGTTTCACCACGGCCCCTGGGACGTGGCCAGCTTCGGCCTTATCGGCGTGGGCACGATCATGGCCCTGGAAGGGCTCGCCTGGTACCTGCCGGCCAGACGGGCCGGGCGCATGTGCCAGGACGCCGTCTGCCGGGCCGCCGCCTGCCCGAGTCCCCGCACCATGGCTTCGCCCGAGGCCGCGCCGCCCCCGAACCCGGAGACGCCCCCCCCCTCCTGGCCGGAGGCCGCGCCGGGCGTGCTCGGGTCCACCGGGCTGGCGCTGACGCGCACCACCCTGGCCGAGGAACGAAACGTGTTGGCGAGGCTGCGCACCCAGATGGCCCGGGGCCGCACCGGACTTTCGCTGATCCGCACCGGCAACAACGCCGTGGCCGTCGGCCTGGGCCTGCTCGCCTGGTTCGGCACGGGTTCGACCGGCTGGACCATCTTCAACCTCGTGCTGATTGCCGGCGGCGTCATGCTGCTTACCGACGGCCTGCGCGCCACCCTGGCGGCCAGACGCGCCAGGAAGGCCACGAACGTGTGCACGGCGGACTTCGAACTGGCCGTACCGGACTACACCATGCCCGAAGAAACCTGGGGCCGGGCCAGCGCCGGATTGGGAGGGGACAATGTCGCCTGATGCCGCCACCTCCCTCGCTTTCGACGAACGCCTGCGCATTCCGCCGCTGCTTCTGGCCCGGGTCCCGGCCGAAGCCTTCGCCAGGGCCGACTGGCTGCCGGTCGCCCTTTGCGACGACAACGCCGTGGTCGTGGCCGCGACGAGCCCGGACGACGCCGCCATGCGCGAAGCGGCCGCAACCGCCTTTCCCGAATACGCCCTGCGCTTCGTGCCGGCCGCCCCGCTCGACCTGCGCCGGCTGGCCGCCGACTTCGCCCCGTCCGTGACCGGCGCGCCGGTCGGCGTCGTGCGCACCAATCTGGCCTACTGGCGCAACACCATGGCCCACTGGCGCACGCGCCTGGCCTGCTGGCGCACGGACATGGCCACGGGCCGCACCTGGCTTAACGTCATGCGCTTCGGCCTCGGGCTCACGGCCCTTGGCAACACGCTCTTGCGCTCGGCCAAAACGCCCGGGCAGACGGCCCTCGACGTCGCCGGACTGGCCATCGGCCTGATCCTGGCCGCCTTTGCCGTGCGGGCCTACCTGCGCCTTCGCCTGTCGCGGCACCGCCTGCCCGGCATCCAGACCCTGGTCGAGGTCTCGGCCGCCGCGCTCCAGTTTCTGGAGGAATACCACTTCATCGAGGAGCCCGGCCGGCCACGTCCGGTTTCCAAGCACACCATGCTGGCGCGCCTCGGCGACATGCTCGAAAACCACGCCACCATCCTCGAAATCGCCTCCGGCGCGCCGGAACGCATCCATCTGGCCCGGGAACGCAACGTCCTGGCCGCCCAGCGCACGGTCTGCGCCTGCTACCGTACCATCGCCGCCCGGGCCCGCACCGGCCTGGCCTTCATCCGCACCGGCGTGGCCATCCTGGGCCTCGGGCTCGGCTTACTGCGCTATTTTGCGACCGGCGCCCTGTCCATCGTGGATTGGCTGCTGGTCGTCGCCGGCGTGGCCATGATCGTCGACGGATTGCTCTGGTACTGGCCCGTGCGCAAGGAACCGGTGCGCACGCCCCGGTGCATGGACCCCGAAGGGGACGCGGCATGAAAATCAAGACCAAGCTAATCGTCGGCAGTTGCGTGAGCCTCGCGCTCATCCTCGTCCTGGCCCTGCTGGCCCAAAACGACATGAACCGGGTGGTGGACAAGCTGCGCTTCGTGGAAGTCCAGGACGACCTCAACGCCGATTTCCTGGAGATGCGGCTGTCGGAAAAAAACCTGTTTCTCTTCAAGGACAAGGGCGCGCTGCGGGAGATCGCGAGCAAGATCGAGGAGACCCGCGACACCCTGGCCAAATCCCGCGACCGCATCGTGCGCGGGGCGGGCGAAGGCAACTACCTGGCCCTGCGACGCCGCCTGGACGCCTACGCCGCCGCCGTGGACAAGGCCGCCGCCAGCGGCAATGCCGGCCCGGAAACGGAACAGTCCATGCGCGAAGCCGGCCGGGCCCTGCGGGAATTCTCCACCGCCCTGGTCAGCCGCGAACGGGAGCAGGTGAGCGAGATCATCGCCCTGTCCCGGCGCACCATGACCGTGTCCCTGGCCGCCGTGGTCTGCACCGCCGTGCTGGCCGCGCCGCTTTTATTCCGCAAGGTGCTGCTTTCCCTGGCTAAGGTCGAGCGGCTGGCCGGGGCCATCGCCGAGGGCAAGTTCGAGAGCATCGAAGAGCCCCACAGCAAGGACGAACTCGCCTCGGTCATCCGGGCCGTCAACAGCATGTCGCAGCGCCTGAGCTCCCGCGAGGCCGAGATCCTGCAATCGAAAAAACTCGCCTCTCTCGGCACCCTGACCGCCGGCGTGGCCCACGAGATCACCAACCCCGTCAACAACATCTCCATGATGGCCGAGACCTTCGAGACCCTGGACGAGGACCTGTCCCCGGCCGACCGCAAGGACATGATGCGGCAGATCCAGGAGGAATGCGGCCGCATCCACGGCATCGTCACCAACCTGCTCGACTTCTCCAAGCCCAAGACGGCCAGCATGCGCCAGATATGCCTCAACGACCTCGTGCAGGGCACGCTGCCGCTGGTGCGCAACATGCTTCACGTCTCCAACATCGACCTGCGCCTGGACCTCGCCCCGGACTCGCCCATGGTCAAGGCCGACGTGTCGCAAATGCACCAGGTGCTCATCAACTGCATCACCAACGCCATCCAGTCCATGAGCCCGGGCGGCGGCCTGCGCATCGCCACCCGCGCCGACGACGGCACGGCCCGCATCGTGGTGTCCGATACCGGCAAAGGCATCCCGCCCGACGTCCTGCCCCATATCTTCGATCCGTTCTTCAGCACCAAAGGCACCGAAGGCACCGGGCTCGGGCTCTCGGTCAGCTACGGCATCGTCAAAAACCACCAGGGACGGCTGCGGGTGGAAAGCACGGTCGGCGCCGGTACCACCTGCTTCATCGACCTGCCGGCCCTGATCCCCACGGAGGAATCCCATGCAAGCGCAACCGCCTAGAATCATGATCATCGACGACGAGAAAGTGGTCGGCGATATGCTGCGCATCCACCTGACCAAGCACGGTTGCATAGTGGAAACGTTCCTGTCCGCCGCCCCCGCCCTGGCCAGGCTCGAGGAAACGCCCTTCGACCTGATCGTCACGGAC
This region includes:
- a CDS encoding PEP/pyruvate-binding domain-containing protein, coding for MWTPWRALKDRREARRRAALDALKVRYHTFRILLANNERALDRLARVEAALETGASTAELTGLVEDLQAVTFELVDGVSRLTDGGHQLLYARQLRLEEALRAALETMEETARQPSCQPLGRDLATERVGGKAASLSRLRQNGFPVPDGFAVTARACRDFLRESGLEARIRKMLHAAGSEGPGLAEACEKAREAVMAAPLPDWLREDLRQAGEKLAANGSARLAARSSALTEDTLEHSFAGQYVTVLNLTPDTLERGFLEVMAGVFGQRAVAYRLQAGLPAAACDMAVLVQEMVPAVGAGVLFTLDPVRPASGRMLVSAVPGLGILAVDGEAPTDIFRVSRDDLADVAGRPATKTIRAVPDPAGGVRREAVPEDERERPVIPPEVLARLCRLGLASEALAGAPQDMEWAVTASGELRVLQSRPVRLTGQAGGAAPATSGNAYFHGGMAACPGRCLGHTRHVRGPEDLDAPVCGPVIAVLAAATPEAARLLPSWQGVVAAGGNPTDHLSTVARELDRPMLTRAAGAVSAIPDGVPAVLDATAGAVLPVPAAVGELSDLLAAPRPETAKAPRVALTPGRVRVRELTVPLNLTDAYGPTFSAVECQSLHDIIRFAHEAAILALFEAGDELLDEAFSHVRILRGDAPFEVMVIDLGGGVREGATDRFITPDDVTSAPLAALWQGLNAQATPYAAPPSGPGGRDVGGVMGRGITDARGKRPVGEPNYALAARDYVNVNARVEFHFAMIDAVCGPRARGNYARLRVKGGGAATPLRERRATCLADILGAAGFYVDRRGDLVTANLTDVSGDDAAKGLVLLGRLLSFMRLLDAAMTDDDAPARAAAAFWAQAEETAIPADTPAREAAREGA
- a CDS encoding GspE/PulE/PilB domain-containing protein codes for the protein MSPDAATSLAFDERLRIPPLLLARVPAEAFARADWLPVALCDDNAVVVAATSPDDAAMREAAATAFPEYALRFVPAAPLDLRRLAADFAPSVTGAPVGVVRTNLAYWRNTMAHWRTRLACWRTDMATGRTWLNVMRFGLGLTALGNTLLRSAKTPGQTALDVAGLAIGLILAAFAVRAYLRLRLSRHRLPGIQTLVEVSAAALQFLEEYHFIEEPGRPRPVSKHTMLARLGDMLENHATILEIASGAPERIHLARERNVLAAQRTVCACYRTIAARARTGLAFIRTGVAILGLGLGLLRYFATGALSIVDWLLVVAGVAMIVDGLLWYWPVRKEPVRTPRCMDPEGDAA
- a CDS encoding PEP-utilizing enzyme encodes the protein MPTEYAPPGNGPAGADPSRTARSLFSKFRSLLESNTAALAKMAEMERMLGGEYIFDRSFLDKAAREVAELTHRTVYALNAMTGNAHVALYDRYMAVNAAVEDILAGRPPSGDEEPVRGLAGLRLEDRHKVGFGPAALGELSGHLGLPVPWGLALTAAAFDETGLTGAAGQSLARALAKRGDKDAPADVAVSIEAASGERLGFWRGAATPDAVIPALGREMRKARQHAPQEQPTALILAETPAVMAGQVRTLDAAPDGGEFLVIEAAPAESPDAPDVFYLERAHPFAVRRSRLSPKALDAPLPDGEKPLSPASNGHLRGTALLPFDAAAALAGLALAAERLLGGPLRLDFFRDAGGAFHFTRAAMRACQNCGETATPEGELILRGGEAACLGRGSGAVIHVTDRTVPTDFPFGAVAVTRSASPVLAPVLRRAGAMVAEVGDAAGHLAAVAREFRTPALFGLPGALAALPEGLVVTVDAEMGEVRKGASPGRVATEAGLNPDDPEYLTLRRLLRRIAGLNLTDPDAPGFTEEGCRTFHDLIHFSHEKAVTALAEMRLAGVSQSLAKPLALPVPLFLRVLDIGGGLTPGVEGIDSVRSRPLRAFLNGVVSPGMWDQAPARVGLREILGGMDRTMAAMTGMTGKSGGNLAIAARSYCNISLRLGYHFSVVDAYCGDNPDKNSVYFRFVGGMAHATARAARAAFLLRLLSRFDFKASAEGDLVVARLKMVEAEVAEAALTLLGRLTAFTRQRDVGLSGPDDVDALEADFEAAGRSA
- a CDS encoding sensor histidine kinase; the encoded protein is MKIKTKLIVGSCVSLALILVLALLAQNDMNRVVDKLRFVEVQDDLNADFLEMRLSEKNLFLFKDKGALREIASKIEETRDTLAKSRDRIVRGAGEGNYLALRRRLDAYAAAVDKAAASGNAGPETEQSMREAGRALREFSTALVSREREQVSEIIALSRRTMTVSLAAVVCTAVLAAPLLFRKVLLSLAKVERLAGAIAEGKFESIEEPHSKDELASVIRAVNSMSQRLSSREAEILQSKKLASLGTLTAGVAHEITNPVNNISMMAETFETLDEDLSPADRKDMMRQIQEECGRIHGIVTNLLDFSKPKTASMRQICLNDLVQGTLPLVRNMLHVSNIDLRLDLAPDSPMVKADVSQMHQVLINCITNAIQSMSPGGGLRIATRADDGTARIVVSDTGKGIPPDVLPHIFDPFFSTKGTEGTGLGLSVSYGIVKNHQGRLRVESTVGAGTTCFIDLPALIPTEESHASATA